Proteins from one Ipomoea triloba cultivar NCNSP0323 chromosome 1, ASM357664v1 genomic window:
- the LOC116000098 gene encoding probable auxin efflux carrier component 1b, with product MITVSDLYHVLTAVVPLYVAMILAYGSVKWWKIFTPGQCSGINRFVALFAVPLLSFHFISTNNPYAMNYRFIAADTLQKIIVLVVLLIWSWTSSRGSLEWSITLFSVSTLPNTLVMGIPLLKGMYGDASGTLMVQIVVLQCIIWYTLLLFLFEFRGARLLIAEQFPDNAGSIISFKVDSDIISLDGKEPLETQADVGEDGRLHVTVRKSCSSRSEIFSRHGPNSGLSFTPRASNLSNAEIYSLQSSRNPTPRGSSFNHTDFYSLVNGKNANLSPRRSNSGFDEEIGFGRGYAQGNAGYPAPASAGIFSPMTAPAAKKKANGTDSGGKDLHMFVWSSGGSPVSEGGIHVFRKGDYGHELAVGAPPKDYDEFGRDDSRQNPNGNEREGPVLSKLGSSSTTELNAKVAPDAKPTAMPPASVMTKLILIMVWRKLIRNPNTYSSLFGIVWSLISFKWHVEMPAIVAKSIAILSDAGLGMAMFSLGLFMALQPRMIACGKTVASFSMAIRFITGPAVMAAASIAVGLRGVLLHIAIVQAALPQGIVPFVFAKEYNVHPDILSTGVIFGMLVALPITLVYYILLGL from the exons atgatcaCAGTTTCAGATCTTTACCATGTTCTCACTGCAGTGGTTCCACTGTATGTGGCTATGATTTTGGCCTATGGGTCAGTGAAATGGTGGAAAATCTTCACTCCAGGGCAGTGCTCTGGGATAAACAGATTTGTGGCTCTCTTTGCTGTTCCTCTTTTGTCTTTTCATTTCATCTCCACCAACAATCCATATGCCATGAACTACAGGTTCATTGCTGCTGACACTCTGCAGAAAATCATTGTCCTTGTGGTTTTACTCATCTGGTCATGGACAAGCTCCAGGGGGTCCCTTGAATGGTCTATTACTCTGTTCTCTGTCTCCACTCTGCCTAACACACTTGTGATGGGGATTCCATTACTGAAGGGCATGTATGGGGATGCCTCTGGGACTCTCATGGTTCAGATTGTGGTGCTTCAGTGTATCATTTGGTACACTTTGCTGCTTTTCTTGTTTGAGTTCAGAGGTGCAAGATTGTTGATTGCTGAGCAGTTCCCTGACAATGCAGGCTCCATTATCTCCTTCAAAGTTGACTCTGATATTATCTCTTTAGATGGGAAAGAGCCTTTGGAGACTCAAGCTGATGTTGGTGAGGATGGGAGGCTTCATGTGACTGTGAGAAAATCATGCAGCTCAAGATCTGAAATATTCTCCAGGCACGGCCCTAACTCTGGGCTATCATTCACACCCAGAGCTTCAAATCTCTCTAATGCAGAGATTTACTCTCTCCAGTCCTCAAGGAACCCAACTCCTAGAGGCTCTAGCTTTAATCACACGGATTTTTACTCCCTGGTGAATGGGAAGAACGCGAATCTGAGCCCTAGGCGGTCCAATTCTGGGTTCGATGAGGAGATTGGTTTTGGAAGGGGTTATGCACAGGGGAATGCTGGGTACCCTGCTCCGGCCAGTGCCGGAATATTCTCTCCGATGACTGCTCCGGCGGCCAAGAAGAAGGCTAATGGGACTGATAGTGGTGGCAAAGATCTTCACATGTTTGTTTGGAGCTCTGGTGGTTCTCCAGTTTCTGAAGGTGGAATTCATGTCTTCAGGAAAGGTGACTATGGCCATGAACTTGCAGTTGGTGCTCCTCCAAAAG ATTATGATGAATTTGGGAGAGATGATTCGAGGCAAAACCCGAATGGAAATGAGCGAGAAGGGCCCGTGCTATCCAAGCTTGGCTCGAGCTCTACTACTGAACTCAATGCAAAGGTTGCTCCAGATGCCAAGCCTACAGCTATGCCTCCTGCAAGTGTCATGACGAAGCTCATTCTGATTATGGTGTGGCGGAAGCTTATTAGGAACCCGAATACTTATTCCAGCCTCTTTGGCATTGTTTGGTCTTTGATCTCGTTCAA ATGGCATGTTGAGATGCCTGCGATTGTGGCGAAATCGATAGCTATTCTGTCGGATGCTGGTCTTGGAATGGCAATGTTTAGTCTTG GTTTATTCATGGCATTGCAGCCTAGAATGATTGCCTGTGGGAAAACAGTTGCTTCCTTCTCCATGGCTATAAGGTTCATTACTGGACCTGCTGTCATGGCTGCTGCTTCCATTGCAGTTGGCCTTCGAGGCGTCCTCCTGCACATCGCGATTGTTCAG GCAGCCCTACCCCAAGGTATTGTCCCCTTTGTGTTTGCCAAGGAATACAATGTCCATCCTGATATCCTCAGCACTGG GGTGATATTTGGGATGTTAGTAGCTCTACCCATCACTTTGGTATACTACATCTTGCTGGGACTTTGA
- the LOC116020663 gene encoding transcription factor bHLH106-like — MQPENTPEIFDYYNNNYYYCSSLAGNNGGGLPATYEIPPPSNHESFCSSGFYHTELPETVSDSTPEARALAASKNHREAERRRRERINSHLDCLRTLLPCNSRTDKASLLAKVVERVRELKEEASELKEIETGIPSESDEITLLLSSDDECAGDGRLVIKASLCCEDRLDLIPDLIHTLKSLRLSPLRAEMVTLGGRIRNVFILAGDLKDHACADESILFLRNALKSVVERSACGAGGERSKRRRMIDHGVIN; from the exons ATGCAGCCGGAAAACACGCCGGAAATCTTTGACTACTACAACAATAATTACTATTATTGCAGTAGCTTAGCTGGAAATAATGGCGGCGGCCTTCCGGCCACCTACGAAATCCCGCCGCCCTCTAATCATGAAAGCTTCTGCAGCTCCGGGTTTTATCATACGGAGTTGCCGGAAACAGTCTCCGACAGCACGCCGGAAGCCCGAGCTCTCGCCGCCTCCAAGAATCACAGGGAAGCTGAGAGGAGACGCCGGGAGAGAATCAATTCCCATCTTGATTGCCTCAGAACCCTTCTTCCCTGCAACTCTAGG ACAGATAAAGCTTCTTTACTGGCAAAAGTGGTTGAACGCGTGAGGGAGCTAAAAGAAGAGGCGTCGGAACTGAAAGAGATCGAAACCGGAATCCCGTCGGAGAGCGACGAGATCACGCTTCTACTGTCGAGCGACGACGAGTGCGCCGGCGACGGTAGATTGGTGATCAAGGCGTCGCTTTGCTGTGAAGACCGGTTGGATCTCATCCCTGACCTAATCCACACCCTCAAATCTCTCCGGCTAAGCCCCCTGAGAGCTGAGATGGTAACCCTAGGCGGAAGAATCAGAAACGTTTTCATTTTAGCCGGAGATTTAAAGGATCACGCCTGTGCCGATGAATCCATATTGTTTCTCAGAAATGCGTTGAAATCCGTGGTGGAACGTTCGGCGTGTGGCGCCGGCGGGGAGCGCTCCAAAAGACGAAGAATGATTGATCATGGAGTAATCAATTAA